The Actinomyces wuliandei genome contains the following window.
TGGCGCAGCCTGGACCGTGCCGCCTCGCCCGTGCTGCTGTTCCTGCGGATGGTCTCCCCGCTGTCCTGGGCGCCGGTGGTCATCATCGCCCTGGGCGTCGGCGACCGTCCAGTCGTGGCGCTCGTGGCCGCAGCGGCGGTGTGGCCGGTCCTCAGCGGTGTCGCCGACGGCGTGCGGCGCGTGGATCCCGGCCACCTCGCCGTGGCCCACTCCCTGGGGGCGACGCGTGGCGAGACGCTGCACCGCGTGGTCTGGCCCACCATACGGCCCGCACTGCTGGCCGGGGTCCGCCAGGCCCTGGGGATCGCCTGGGTGGTCCTGGTGCCCGCCGAGATGCTGGGGGTCAGCAGCGGCCTGGGGTACCAGATCATGAACGCCAAGGACCAGCTTGCCTACCACCATGTCACTGCCCTCATCCTGGTGATCGGGAGCCTGGGCTACCTCGTTGACACCGTTGCCCGCTGGGCGCTGTCCACCCGGCGCGACAGACAGGAGAAGAGATGAATCTGGTCGTGGTCTCTGCCGGCCACTCGCCTGCCTCCGGGACGAGCCGCCTGGGGCGGCTCGTGGCCCGCACGGTGTCCGAGCGCGGCGGAGCCGCCGTTGTCGTTGATCATGTCGAACTGCGTGGCTTTGCCGGGGAGGTGGCCCAGGCCCTGGTCACCGGCACCCTTACCGCCCCGGTGCAGCAGGCCGTGGAGGCGGTAGGAGGCGCCGACGGCGTCGTCCTGCTCACCCCTACGGTCAACGCCTCCTTCTCCGGGCTGCTCAAGTCCTTTCTTGACATTCTCCCGCGCGACGCCCTGCGGGGCGTTCCGGTGCTGGTGGGGGCCACGGGAGGCACGGCGCGCCACACCCTGGTGGTGGACCAGAGCCTGCGGCCCATGCTGGCCAGCCTGCGGGCGGTGGTGCTGCCCACCGCCCTGTTTGTCACGTCCGACCAGTGGCAGGGGCACCAGCCGGGTACTGAGCTGCTGGCGCGAGTGGTCTGCGCAGCGGAGGAGCTGATCCGCTTCCAGGCTGTGGCCCGCCAGCCGGTGCTCTCTTGAGCCGGCGCACGTCCTTGCCCCGGCCCTTGTCCCGGCCGCCTGCCTGTGGTTGACTACACGGGTGACTGACGACACTCGTCCAGGTGGTCTCCTCGCCCGGGACCCCCTGCCCCTGGAGGGACGCACTGTACTTGTCACGGGGGTGAGTCGCCGTCGCGGTATCGGGCACGCTGTCGCCTGCCGCGCGGCCGCTTACGGGGCGAGCGTCGTGGCACACCACCACGCGCCCCACGACGCGGCCCAGCCCTGGGGAGCAGACGACGTCGGTGCTGTCATGGACTCTGTGCGCTCCCACCTGAGGCCGGGGGCGGTCCTGGTGGACGTGCCGGGTGACCTGGCAGTCCCCGGCGAGCCCCAGCGGGTCCTCGACGTGGCGCTCCAGGCACGGGGAAGAGTGGACGCCCTGGTGTGCAACCAGGCGATGAGCGGGCCGGACGGGGCGCTGGGGGCACTGACGGAGGAGGTCCTGGACGCCCACTGGGCGGTGGACGCCCGTGCGTCCCTCCTGCTGGCCCAGGCCTTCGCCACCCAGCCGGGCCTGGGGGCTGCGCCTCGTGCCCGGGTGCAGCCCGGCAGCGGTGCTGGCACTGCCTGCGGCCCTGCCGACCCGGCTGGGCCTGGAGGCGCTTTGGGCGGTGGCGGGAGCGAGACCCCAGCCGAGGGGAGCTCATGGCGTGGTGGCGCCATCGTCTTCCTCACCTCCGGGCAGGGCCTGGGACCCATGCCCGGGGAGGTGGCCTACGCCGCAGCCAAGGCGGCCCTGGCCGGCGTCACCCTCACCGTTGCCGACCAGCTCGCTGACCAGCGTATCCGGGTCAACACGGTCAACCCCGGCCCGGTAGACACCGGCTACGCCACACGTGAGGACATGGAGCAGACAGCACCGATGTTTCCCTTCGGCCGCTGGGGCGAGCCCGATGATGCTGCCCGGCTCATCACCTGGCTGCTGACCGACGAGGCACAGTGGGTGACAGGTCAGGTCATCAGCTCTGAGGGCGGGTTCGCACGCTGGCGGCACTGACTGACGCGGGGCAGGGTCAGCCGGCTGGGCGCAGGGTCAGCAGGGTGGCCTGCGGCGGGCAGGCCAGGCGTACCGGTGTGTACGGGCTGGTTCCCAGGCCTGCGGAGACGTGCAGGTACATGCCTGACGGCCGTGGTGAGCCTGCCCGCCCCTGTGACACCGCTGCGGTGACCCGGGGCGACACGACCTGTCCGGCCTCCTGCTCCGTCCGCCCTGTCTGCTCGGCCTGCTGCCACCAGGACAGGCCGGAGGCACGCGTCCTGTCCAGGTCGCAGTTGGTGACCAGCGCCCCATAGCCGGGCACGCACAGCTGGCCTCCGTGGGTGTGGCCTGCCAGGGCCAGGCTGACGCTGTCGGCCTCCATCTCCTCCAGCACCCGGCGGTAGGGGGCGTGGAGAAGACCCAGGCGCAGTCTGCGCCCCCAGGTGTCGATGAGGGGCACGGGCCTGGGCACCCCCGGGGAGTCCACCAGGTGCGCGGAGGCTGCGGGCGCCGGGAACACGTCGCGCTCCACGTGGGGGTCGTCCACGCCCACGAGGTCGATGCTGTACCCGCCCACGTGCAGCAGGCCGCGCCTGTTCGTCAGGTCCACCCAGCCCCCACTGGACTGGAGGTCGCGAACCTCCTCCCACGGCAGCGCGTCCGGGTCGCTCCCGGGCCGGTCCGCAGTGCGTGGGTCGCGGCGCAGGTAGCGGGTCGGGAGCCTGAAGACCGTGCTGCGGTAGTCGTGATCGCCCATGACAAAGGCTCCGGGCAGTCCCAGGAAGGGCTCCAGGGCACGTGACAGCGGCTCCAGGCCGGAGGCCAGGGACAGGTTGTCACCGGTATCGACCACGACGTCCGGAGCGAGCCGGGCCAGTCCCCGCACCCAGGACACCAGGGCCTCGGTGCGTGCCGTCAGGTGCAGGTCAGACAGGTGCAGGATCGTCAGCGGGGGCTGCCCCGGCGCCAGGACCGGCACCTCCAGGCGGCGCAGGACGGGACGTCGGGCCTCCAGCAGGCTGTAGGCCAGGACCCCGCCGCCCAGGGCGAGCGTCCCGCTGGCAGCGCGTGCCGCCGTCCGCAGGGCAGACCTGGTGCCCACAGGTCAGCCGCCCAGGTTGACTGAGGGGAAGTCCTGCACCGGCTCGCCGTCCAGGGCGGCCTCCATGTAGCCCTTCCAGATCGGGATAGCCAGCGTGGAGCCGTAGATCGTGCCGTAGAAGCGCCCGCCGATGTACTGGTTGTTCAGGGTCCGGTAGCCGTCGGAGTGGCCCACCCAGGTCGCAGTTGACAGCTGGGGCGTGAAGCCCACGAACCAGACGTTGTCGTTGTCGTCAGTGGTGCCGGTCTTGCCTGCCGTGGGCCGCCCGGAGAGCTTGGCCGTCTGGGCGGTCCCACCTGACTGGGAGGTGGCAGTCAGGGTCTGGGCGGTCTTGTCGGCCGCTGTGGCGTCCATGACCTGGTTGCAGTCGGCGCTGGGCACCGCCATCTCAGACCCGTCGGTGTCCAGGATCGAGTCGATGGCGATCGGCTTGCAGTAGACGCCGTGCGCGGCAAAGGTCGCGAAGGCGTTGGCCATGGCCAGAGGAGGGGTCTCCTGGGACCCCAGCACGATGGAGGGCCGCGGGTCCATGGCGGACCCGTCAGCCTTGGTGACTCCCAGGGAGGCCGCCAGGTCCGTCACCGCGCAGACGTCCATCTGGTTGAGCATCTCCGCGTAGCCGACGTTGATGGAGTGCTTGGTGGAGTCAATGACGTTGTGGGAGCCGTCCAGCCCGGAGTCCACGTTCTTGGGCGTCCAGCTGTCGGCCAGCTCGGGGGCGCAGGAGATGTTCCACGAGCCGGCGGAGAACATCCGTGGCTTGGTGTTGAGGGTCGTGTAACCGGACCTGCCCTCCTGGTACCACTGGGCCAGGATGAAGGCCTTGAAAGAGGATCCTGGCTGGAACCCGGCGACTCCTCCCTCCGCCGACTGCACGCCGCCGTGCTGGGAGTCGGCTGCGAAGACCACCTGGGTCGCCTCCGTGTCGCTCTCGCTGGGGTCACCGAAGTTTGTGTTCTGCGCCATGGACACGATCCGGCCGGTGCCGGGCTCGACGGAGACGACTGCCGTCTTGGCCTGGGAGGGGTCCCCGGTGGGGATGACTCCCTGGATGGAGTCGTAGGCGGCGTCCTGCTTGGCGCGGTCCAGCGTGGTGGTGATGGTCAGCCCGCCGCGCAGCAGCAGCTGGCGGCGCGCCGCCTGGTCCTCACCGTAGAGGTCCGAGCCGAGGATCTCGTTGACCACGTAGGTGCAGAAGTAGGCGGCGTTGCCCGCAGCACCGCAGCCGGCGACGTCGTCGGTCACGTCAAGCATGTCCTCAATGGAGGTGGCGTTGGCCTCGTCGTACTCCTCCTGGGTGATGAACTCCTCCTCCAGCATCTTGTTGAGCACCCACTCCATGCGGGTCTTGGCCACGTCCGGCTTGGTGATCGGGTCGTAGACGCTGGGCGCGTTCGTCAGGCCCGCCATGAGAGCGGCCTCGGCCAGGGTCATCTCCTTGGCCGAGTGGGAGAAGTAGTGCTGGGCGGAGGCCTCCACCCCGTAGGTGGAGGGGCTGAAGGCGGCGATGTTGAGGTAGCCCTCAAGAATCTGCTGCTTGGAGTACTTCTGCTCCAGGCTCAGGGCGTACTTGATCTCGCGCAGCTTGCGGGGGATGGTGCCCTCCGTCGCCTCCTGGATCAGGGCGGGGTCGTCCTCCTGGATTCCTGCCTCGACCAGGACGTTGCGCACGTACTGCTGGGTGAGGGTGGAGCCTCCCTGGGTGGCGTCGGACTGGGCGTTGGAGATCAGCGCGCGCACGATACCGGTAGGGTCCACGCCCGTGTGCTGGTAGAAGCGCTGGTCCTCCACGGCCACGATCGCGTTCTGCAGGTTGACGGAGACGTCCTCCAGGGGGACCACGATGCGGTTCTCCGCGTAGAACTGTGCGATGTCGCTGCCGTCGGCAGCCTTGATGACGGAGACCTCGCTGGGCTCCTGGACGTCAAAGTCGCTGGGGAGCTCGTCGAACAGCTGGGCTGCGGCATTGGTCAGCGCCGAGGAGGCCCCGACAAAGGGGGCCGCGAACCCTGCGGTGAGGATGCCGCCCGCGCTGGAGAAGAGCAGGAGCACCAGGAGCATCGACACGGCCTGGGCCGGGCTCAGTGAGCGGCTGCGCACGGAGGACTTCGACATGCCTCCAGCCTACGTGGAAGAAGGGCGCTTGTGCGGGGTGATCCAGGTGCTGTTCACCCAGAGGAGCATTGACCGGCGCTGACCGGCGCTGACCGGCGCTGACCGGCGCTGTGGGGGTGATGGCGAGCACCGACGGGCAGTGCCGCAGGCGCGACTGCCATCACGGACACCTGCCATCCATCTGCCACCCATCTGTCATCACAGACATCGCGTCGTCCTGTCCTCGCCCCTGTGAACGTCCCCGCAGGGTCCCCCACGACCCACCCTGGTCTCGCTGACAGAGGAATCGAGGGCGGGCGGGGATGCTGCGCGTGCGAGGGCAGGGGGGCGCTCCTGGTGCCGGGCTGTCCCGGGCTCTGGAGGTGGCCGGGGGTCCGCCTGGTGGGGGCGGCGTGGAGAGCGGGGAGCGGCGCGAGACGTGCGTGATCGGCGCGGTTGCGCCCGTATCCAGGTGTGGGGGCGGGTGCGGGCAGCCTCTGGGACGCACCTGGTGCGGGTGGGGTGGCTGGTGTCGGCGAGGGCCGTTCTGGACAGATGCTTGCCGCCGTCGTGCACGTGCTGGGGAGAAGGCTGGCAGGTCGCTGGACGGGTCGGGGCGGGCGGCTCGGGGTGCTGAGCGAGTCGGGAGGCGAGATGGTTTTGCGTGTGACGCTCGGTTGTCATACCGTGACAGTTGTGATGTGGTTGACATTGAGGTCAGTTGCAACTGATTGCACAGGCTACTGGGGGAGTTATGTCAGCAGATGACCAGACCTGGGCCATGCGGGCAGCGTGCACGGCGATCGACCCGGATCGTCTTTTTGGCAAGGGCGCGGAGCAGCGCGACATCAGGTCGGTGTGCTTCTCCTGCCCGGTGCGGATGGACTGCCTGGCCGAGGCCCTCAACTCCGGGGCCAGTTTTGGTGTTTGGGGAGGGCTGACGGAGCGGGAGCGCCGGGCGCTCCTGCGCCGCTTCCCCGAGGTGGACGACTGGGGCCTGTGGCTGCAGCGTGAGGACGACGACCTTGTTGCCGAGATCCACGCCCGGCGTGCGCCGCGCATCCTGACGCGGGTGCGCTGCGCCTCCTGAGCCCTCTGGTGAGCCCTTTGGCGCAGGCCTCCGGGGTCCCCGGCCGATCCGGCCCTGTCACAGCATCCGTGGTTGTGGCGGGGGCTGCTCGTGCCTAGGCTGAGGCCATGACGACGACCTGGGAGTACGCAACAGTCCCGCTCATCACCCATGCGACCAAGCAGATCCTCGACCAGTGGGGTGCCGACGGCTGGGAGCTCGTCCAGGTGGTTCCGGGTCCTGCGGGCTCGGACAACCTGGTCGCCTACCTCAAGCGCGCGACCTCCTGAGCGGCTCGTGCCTGGCTGGCGCCTCTGTCGCGCCCGCCCCCGGCCAGGCGTCCCCGGTTGCGCTGCGCCGGGGTGCGCCTGGCTGCTCAGCGGGCGCGACGGCGCAGCCGGTCGATGTCGAGCAGGGTGACGGCTCGGCCTTCCAGGCGAATCCATCCACGGGAGACGAACTCCGCCAGGGACTTGTTGACGGTCTCGCGTGAGGCGCCCACGAGCTGGGCCAGCTCCTCCTGGGTGAGGTCGTGGGGTACGTGGATGCCGTCCTCCGTGCTGGAGCCGAACCGGTCGGCCAGGTCGAGCAGCGCCTTGGCGACGCGGCCGGGCACGTCGGAGAAGACGAGGTCTGCCAGGGCGGTGTTGGTGCGGCGCAGACGCTGGGCGAGCGAGCGCAGCATGTCCTTGGCCAGCTGGGGGTGGGACTCCACGAAGTCCATGAGCTGGTTGTGGTCCAGGGTGAGCAGCTCGGTGGGTGCCACGGCGCTGGCGGTGGTGGAGCGCGGTCCCGGGTCGAACAGGGTGAGCTCGCCGACGAGCTCACCCGGGCCGAGCACGGCAAGAAGGTTCTCGCGCCCGTCCGCGCTGGCGTGACCGAGCTTCACCTTGCCTGAGAGCAGGATGTAGAGGCGGTCGCCTGCGTCGCCCTCGTTGAACAGGGTCTCGCCACGGCGCAGGGTGGTCTGCGTCATCATGGCGCGCAGCTCCTCCTGCTCCTGCGGGGCCAGTCCCTCAAAGAGCGGGATCCTTGAGATGATGCTGTCTTCCACGGGGTCCTCCTGGTGGTGCTAGGGCTGGCCTCCCATGCGACGGGAGCCATCGGGTCTATCCTGCCACGGGCTTGTGACCTGAGGCACGCCGTCGAGCATTGTAGTCCGAGCGTGTCGCACGTCAAGCGGGATATCGTGTCTGCACCCACGATTGTGCCTGAGATTGTGACTGGGGACGTGGGCTGCGTGGGGCTGCCGCCAGGACCGGGGTCCCGGGGCAGGAGCCAGGAACGACGTCGGGCACGACGTCAGGAACGAGGACCAGGGAGGGAGCCGGGGTGCTGACAGGGGCTGCGGTGTCGCGAGCGACTCCACGAGGCCGCGCGGCGGCTGTGGACGAGGAGCTGGGGCGTGTCTACCCGGAGGCGCGCTGCTCCCTGGACCATGACGGGCCCTTCCAGCTGCTGGTGGCCACGGTGCTGTCTGCCCAGACCACTGACGCCCGCGTCAACACGGTCACCCCAGCCCTGTTCCGGCGCTGTCCTGACGCGGCCGCCCTGGCCGGGGCGCGGCGTGAGGAGCTGGAGGAGCTGCTGCGTCCCCTGGGGTTCCAGCGGGCCAAGGCGGGGCACCTGCTGGGGCTCGGGGCCGGCCTGTGCAATCACTTCGGGGGAGAGGTGCCCCGTGACCGTGATGCCCTCATGTCCCTCCCCGGCGTCGGGCGCAAGACGGCCAACGTCGTCCTGGGCAACGCCTTCGGCGTCCCCGCGATCACGGTGGACACCCACGTCGGCCGCCTGTCACGTCGGCTGGGGTGGACGACAGCGGAGAACCCGCTTCGGGTGGAGAAGGACATTGCTGACCTGTGGGAGCCGACGCGGTGGACCGACGGCTGCCACCGGCTCATTGCCCACGGCCGGTCCGTGTGTGCTGCCCGGTCGCCGCGTTGCTCGGAGTGCGTGCTGCTGGAGGCGGGCCTGTGCCCGCAGGTGGGCGTGTGACCCGGTGGTGGGGGCGGCCGCACGCCCGGGTCCCCCGCAGGTGGGTGCATGGCCCCCTTGGGTGGCTGTCGGCGCGCCTCAGGCGTGCTCGGCCAGAAAGGGCAGCAGCACCCTGACCAGGTCCTCCGGGGCCTCCTCCTGGGGGAAGTGCCCGACACCGCGGATCGTGACCTGCTGGAGGCGCCCGGCCACCCGGTGGGTGTCCCGGGCGTAGGCCTGGGCGGGTTGGACCGGGTCGAGCTCGCCCTGGACGGACAGGACGGGCACGTCTACCGGCTGCCCCAGGGTGGTGGCCTCGGCGCGTGAGACAAGGAGGCGGCGTGCGGGCTGCAGTGCGGTGTGCGCGGCGCCGGGGCGGGCCATGAGCTGGGCGTAGTAGCCGGCCGCCTGGCCCAGGGTGTCGCGGGTCGCGGGGGCGGCCCAGGAGCGCAGGAGCCGCTCCATCCTGGCTGGCGTGCTCAGGCGGCGCTCCGCCAGGCCACGGACCTGCAGCCCCAGGTACTGCAGCGAGCGGCCGGAGACGGCGCGGCCGCGTAGGGAGCGTGTCGCCAGGGGGTGGGGGGCGCCCACCGGCACGATGGCTGCGGTCAGGTCCGGTGCCAGCCGGGGCAGCGTCCATGCGGCCTGGCCTCCTAGCCCTGAGCCGACGACGACGACCCGCTCGTGGCCCAGGCTGCGTACGACCCCCGCCAGGTCGGTGCCGAGGGTGGCCAGGTCGTAGTCCGAGGGTGGCCGGTCGGAGCCGCCGAAGCCGCGCAGGTCCACGGCGGCCACACGGTGCCCCTCCCGGGCCAGGGCGGGCAGGACGTGGCGCCAGGTCCACCAGCACTCGGGGAAGCCGTGGACCAGCAGGACCAGCGTCCCTGCTGTGCCGGTTGTGGTCTCCGGCCCGGCCAGGGCGGCGTGGAAGCGGGTGCCGCCCGCAGTGAGGTCGCGGTGGGTCCAGGGGCCGGGGCGGTTGACGATGACAGGCACGCTGGAAGCCTACTGGCCCGGCGGCGCTGAAGTGGGCTCGTGCTTCGTGCCGGACGGCTGGGCTCTCGGCGCAGCGGCGGTGGGACGGGTCTGTGGGCTTGATGGGGATGATGGTCTCGGCCGGGTTGGTGGGTTCCGTTGGGGGTGGGCGGGACTCGCAGGAGCCGCCAGAGTCTCGCCCCTAACTTTCTCAGGCGTGGTTCTGTGGTGGCAGTCACAAGATTGCCGTTGACGCTCATGACCCGATTGTCTGCTGACACGGTCTCGTGACAACAGGGTGCTGGCCTGGTGGCTGCAGGACTGGTTGCCTGAGCGGCCGCTGGCTGGCCTGACCGGGCGCGTTGGCACCATGAGTGGAAGGGGTCCGTGAGCACCTCGGGCTACGGCATCATGCCGGGAACCCACCGGGTGGCGGTGCCGAAAGGTGCGGTGCGGGAGCCCCCTGAGGTCTGGGAGCGGGCTGTGGCTACCTTCCAGGCGTGGATGGGACGCCGTCCCGGGCTGGTGCGCGCACTGGCACGCCTGACCCGGGTGGTCCAGGTGGTGACGCTGGTGCTGCTGGTGGCGGTGCTGCTCCTGGTGCCGCGCCTGGCCGCGGTGGACTGGGGGCTTCTGGGGTTCGCGGCCGGTGCGGGGTTCACGGCGGCTGAGGACGCCGTACGCCGCCTGGCGCCTCCCTCCCTCCTGGAGCAGGTCGTCGGGGAGCAGCGGCTGGAGTACTCGCTCAACCCGTGGGCGGCGGGCTCCCTCCGCGTCCCGGACACGGGAGTGCTGGGTTACCTGGTGCCGGAGCTGGACCCCGGAGGGGGGCGATGGCGGTGGGCCACCAGGTGTGGGCGATGGGCGTGGCCATGGCTGTGGGCCTGGGGCTGGTGCTGTGGCGGACCCGCAGGCCGTGGTGGCGGGTCCTGGCGTGGGTGCTGCCTGCGGCGGTCCTGGCGCTGGCCATGGTGGACCACGCGGGCTACAACGCTGCGACCCAGTGGCTGGACTGGGCTGAGGAGGGCTCCAGCGTGCCAGGCTGGATCGGCTGGTTGTGGCTGAGGACTGGTCGGGGGCACGCCCAGGTGAGACTCAGTGTGGTCCTGCTGGTGGTGTGACTGCTGGTGGACGCCTACCGCCGCCACCAGGCGGGTGCGGCGGGGACCACGCTGGCGTGGGCGCCCCGGGTGGTGGTGCCGCCCATGGTGGGCGTGCCCGCCCTGGTGTGGCTTCCGGTCCAGTCGCTGGTTGCGCTGGCGGCCTTCTCCTGGAGCGACCTTGTGCTGGTGCGCTCCGCCTACGGGGCGGTGGGGCTCACGCGCAGGCAGCGCATGGCTGAGGGGCGGGCCACGGCCAACCAGGTGCGCGGGGTGCGCGGTGACGCCATGGCCGCCACGGTGCCCGGCCTCGAGCCGCTGGCCCGCAACGTCTTCCGCGTGGTGGCCCTGGCGGTGGGGGTGACCGGCGTGGCCACGTGGGCGATGTCCCACGGCCGGGGCCTGTCCGCCTTTGTGCGCGACCCGGTGGAGGCCACCCGCTCCTACGCGCGCACCTTCACCCTGGAGCAGCTGGCTCTGGACGCCCTGGACTTTGGTCTGACCTTTATACCGGGCTCTGCGCTGAGCGCGGGCACGCGCAGCGCGGCACGCAGCCTGGCCTCATCGCGCGCCGCAGTGGCCAGGGCGGAGGACCTGGGGGAGATGCTCACCCGCTTCCAGCGCCACGCCGAGCTGGACGCGACCCTGCGTGCCGCCCAGGCCAGGCTGGGCTCCATGATGCCGCCGGGGTACACCGCAAGGGACTTTACAAGAAAAACCTTGATGATACGGCCGAGCAGTTGCAGAATGCGGGTTACACCGATGATCAGATTAAGGCTCTGGAGAGGGCGGCGCAGGACGTGACAA
Protein-coding sequences here:
- a CDS encoding SDR family oxidoreductase — translated: MTDDTRPGGLLARDPLPLEGRTVLVTGVSRRRGIGHAVACRAAAYGASVVAHHHAPHDAAQPWGADDVGAVMDSVRSHLRPGAVLVDVPGDLAVPGEPQRVLDVALQARGRVDALVCNQAMSGPDGALGALTEEVLDAHWAVDARASLLLAQAFATQPGLGAAPRARVQPGSGAGTACGPADPAGPGGALGGGGSETPAEGSSWRGGAIVFLTSGQGLGPMPGEVAYAAAKAALAGVTLTVADQLADQRIRVNTVNPGPVDTGYATREDMEQTAPMFPFGRWGEPDDAARLITWLLTDEAQWVTGQVISSEGGFARWRH
- a CDS encoding ABC transporter permease codes for the protein MSVLTRPMGWRAGAWRRRPALPAVGVLAAVSLWWLLTDVLLASRPLVPQFSPARTPAGLGELAGDGALLDAASASVFRLVGGLALAVVVGTLAGLVTGTWRSLDRAASPVLLFLRMVSPLSWAPVVIIALGVGDRPVVALVAAAAVWPVLSGVADGVRRVDPGHLAVAHSLGATRGETLHRVVWPTIRPALLAGVRQALGIAWVVLVPAEMLGVSSGLGYQIMNAKDQLAYHHVTALILVIGSLGYLVDTVARWALSTRRDRQEKR
- a CDS encoding WhiB family transcriptional regulator; its protein translation is MSADDQTWAMRAACTAIDPDRLFGKGAEQRDIRSVCFSCPVRMDCLAEALNSGASFGVWGGLTERERRALLRRFPEVDDWGLWLQREDDDLVAEIHARRAPRILTRVRCAS
- a CDS encoding DUF4177 domain-containing protein, with the translated sequence MTTTWEYATVPLITHATKQILDQWGADGWELVQVVPGPAGSDNLVAYLKRATS
- a CDS encoding alpha/beta fold hydrolase, with amino-acid sequence MPVIVNRPGPWTHRDLTAGGTRFHAALAGPETTTGTAGTLVLLVHGFPECWWTWRHVLPALAREGHRVAAVDLRGFGGSDRPPSDYDLATLGTDLAGVVRSLGHERVVVVGSGLGGQAAWTLPRLAPDLTAAIVPVGAPHPLATRSLRGRAVSGRSLQYLGLQVRGLAERRLSTPARMERLLRSWAAPATRDTLGQAAGYYAQLMARPGAAHTALQPARRLLVSRAEATTLGQPVDVPVLSVQGELDPVQPAQAYARDTHRVAGRLQQVTIRGVGHFPQEEAPEDLVRVLLPFLAEHA
- a CDS encoding Crp/Fnr family transcriptional regulator; this translates as MEDSIISRIPLFEGLAPQEQEELRAMMTQTTLRRGETLFNEGDAGDRLYILLSGKVKLGHASADGRENLLAVLGPGELVGELTLFDPGPRSTTASAVAPTELLTLDHNQLMDFVESHPQLAKDMLRSLAQRLRRTNTALADLVFSDVPGRVAKALLDLADRFGSSTEDGIHVPHDLTQEELAQLVGASRETVNKSLAEFVSRGWIRLEGRAVTLLDIDRLRRRAR
- a CDS encoding metallophosphoesterase, whose translation is MGTRSALRTAARAASGTLALGGGVLAYSLLEARRPVLRRLEVPVLAPGQPPLTILHLSDLHLTARTEALVSWVRGLARLAPDVVVDTGDNLSLASGLEPLSRALEPFLGLPGAFVMGDHDYRSTVFRLPTRYLRRDPRTADRPGSDPDALPWEEVRDLQSSGGWVDLTNRRGLLHVGGYSIDLVGVDDPHVERDVFPAPAASAHLVDSPGVPRPVPLIDTWGRRLRLGLLHAPYRRVLEEMEADSVSLALAGHTHGGQLCVPGYGALVTNCDLDRTRASGLSWWQQAEQTGRTEQEAGQVVSPRVTAAVSQGRAGSPRPSGMYLHVSAGLGTSPYTPVRLACPPQATLLTLRPAG
- the nth gene encoding endonuclease III, producing the protein MSRATPRGRAAAVDEELGRVYPEARCSLDHDGPFQLLVATVLSAQTTDARVNTVTPALFRRCPDAAALAGARREELEELLRPLGFQRAKAGHLLGLGAGLCNHFGGEVPRDRDALMSLPGVGRKTANVVLGNAFGVPAITVDTHVGRLSRRLGWTTAENPLRVEKDIADLWEPTRWTDGCHRLIAHGRSVCAARSPRCSECVLLEAGLCPQVGV
- a CDS encoding transglycosylase domain-containing protein translates to MSKSSVRSRSLSPAQAVSMLLVLLLFSSAGGILTAGFAAPFVGASSALTNAAAQLFDELPSDFDVQEPSEVSVIKAADGSDIAQFYAENRIVVPLEDVSVNLQNAIVAVEDQRFYQHTGVDPTGIVRALISNAQSDATQGGSTLTQQYVRNVLVEAGIQEDDPALIQEATEGTIPRKLREIKYALSLEQKYSKQQILEGYLNIAAFSPSTYGVEASAQHYFSHSAKEMTLAEAALMAGLTNAPSVYDPITKPDVAKTRMEWVLNKMLEEEFITQEEYDEANATSIEDMLDVTDDVAGCGAAGNAAYFCTYVVNEILGSDLYGEDQAARRQLLLRGGLTITTTLDRAKQDAAYDSIQGVIPTGDPSQAKTAVVSVEPGTGRIVSMAQNTNFGDPSESDTEATQVVFAADSQHGGVQSAEGGVAGFQPGSSFKAFILAQWYQEGRSGYTTLNTKPRMFSAGSWNISCAPELADSWTPKNVDSGLDGSHNVIDSTKHSINVGYAEMLNQMDVCAVTDLAASLGVTKADGSAMDPRPSIVLGSQETPPLAMANAFATFAAHGVYCKPIAIDSILDTDGSEMAVPSADCNQVMDATAADKTAQTLTATSQSGGTAQTAKLSGRPTAGKTGTTDDNDNVWFVGFTPQLSTATWVGHSDGYRTLNNQYIGGRFYGTIYGSTLAIPIWKGYMEAALDGEPVQDFPSVNLGG
- a CDS encoding NAD(P)H-dependent oxidoreductase; translated protein: MNLVVVSAGHSPASGTSRLGRLVARTVSERGGAAVVVDHVELRGFAGEVAQALVTGTLTAPVQQAVEAVGGADGVVLLTPTVNASFSGLLKSFLDILPRDALRGVPVLVGATGGTARHTLVVDQSLRPMLASLRAVVLPTALFVTSDQWQGHQPGTELLARVVCAAEELIRFQAVARQPVLS